Proteins encoded together in one Synechococcus sp. A15-62 window:
- a CDS encoding cytochrome c oxidase subunit II, whose amino-acid sequence MTSTAPKSGPNIGAIVVISIAIAINLAIAKLMATWSYSWFPPQASSAAAYVDDLFALETGIGSFIFFGCTGVMGWVLLFNRAGKYDESDGAPIEGNTRLEIIWTVIPLLLVFAIAFTSMKVNDTLNALGPKQKYAIGADTSALVLADPLAQVGPIQVIARQWSWEFRYPDGVRSSELHLPIDQRVNLQLQSEDVIHSFYVPAFRLKQDIVPGSMISYSLTPTREGRFRLRDAMFSGAYMSVNQSNVIVESEQAYSDWLKRSAKQALQPGLDPGRVLYDRRIARGDKGWATVPPAPAPMVNDPGDPSIPHDA is encoded by the coding sequence ATGACCAGCACAGCCCCCAAGAGCGGCCCCAACATCGGCGCCATTGTGGTCATCAGCATCGCGATCGCGATCAATCTCGCCATCGCCAAACTGATGGCGACCTGGTCATACAGCTGGTTTCCGCCGCAGGCCTCCAGCGCAGCGGCGTACGTCGACGATCTGTTCGCCCTGGAAACCGGCATCGGCTCCTTCATCTTCTTCGGCTGCACCGGCGTGATGGGCTGGGTGCTGCTGTTCAACCGGGCCGGCAAATACGACGAAAGCGACGGGGCACCAATTGAGGGCAACACCAGATTGGAGATCATCTGGACGGTGATCCCACTGCTGCTGGTGTTCGCCATTGCCTTCACATCGATGAAGGTGAATGACACCTTGAACGCCCTGGGGCCGAAGCAGAAGTACGCCATCGGTGCCGACACCAGCGCACTGGTCTTGGCCGATCCCTTGGCGCAGGTGGGACCGATCCAGGTGATTGCACGGCAATGGAGCTGGGAATTCAGATATCCCGATGGCGTTCGCAGTTCAGAACTGCACCTCCCGATCGATCAAAGGGTCAACCTTCAGCTGCAATCCGAGGACGTGATTCACAGCTTCTATGTGCCGGCCTTTCGGCTGAAGCAGGACATCGTTCCCGGCAGCATGATCTCCTACAGCCTCACGCCCACCCGGGAGGGGCGCTTCCGATTGCGCGACGCCATGTTCAGTGGCGCCTACATGTCGGTGAATCAATCGAACGTGATCGTCGAATCGGAGCAGGCCTACTCCGATTGGCTGAAGCGTTCGGCCAAGCAAGCCCTGCAACCCGGCCTCGACCCCGGCCGCGTGCTCTACGACCGTCGTATCGCTCGTGGCGACAAAGGCTGGGCCACGGTGCCACCAGCTCCTGCCCCGATGGTGAACGACCCCGGAGATCCCTCCATCCCGCACGACGCCTGA
- a CDS encoding DUF2231 domain-containing protein codes for MTHFAAIASPINDIADSLGANNLPYAIPLHPNLVHLTIGLFAIAIAFDVAGAFYPLEKRVFRYLALPVTRSGFHDVGWYNLVACSGISFFTVAAGFYEMLLAVPLPGIRSILGQTAIDTMLWHAIGGVAILLVIVAMTIWRGYQRFVWRKDLGRQVSWLYLLCGIGMLLVMGLHGSLGAWLASDFGVHITADQLLAAGADLQEALP; via the coding sequence GTGACCCACTTCGCCGCGATCGCATCGCCGATCAACGACATCGCCGACTCCCTCGGCGCCAACAACCTTCCCTACGCGATTCCGCTGCACCCCAACCTGGTGCACCTCACCATCGGCCTGTTTGCGATCGCCATTGCCTTCGACGTCGCCGGTGCGTTCTACCCGCTAGAAAAACGGGTGTTCCGCTACTTGGCTCTGCCGGTGACCCGCAGCGGCTTCCACGACGTGGGCTGGTACAACCTCGTCGCCTGCAGCGGCATCAGCTTTTTCACCGTGGCCGCAGGGTTCTACGAAATGCTGCTGGCGGTGCCGTTGCCAGGCATCCGCAGCATCCTCGGCCAGACCGCCATCGACACCATGCTTTGGCATGCAATCGGTGGCGTCGCGATCCTGCTTGTGATCGTGGCCATGACCATCTGGCGTGGTTACCAACGCTTTGTCTGGCGCAAGGACCTGGGCCGTCAAGTGAGCTGGCTTTATCTGCTCTGCGGCATCGGCATGCTGCTGGTGATGGGGCTGCACGGAAGCCTCGGGGCGTGGCTCGCGAGCGACTTCGGGGTGCACATCACCGCAGACCAGTTGCTGGCCGCTGGTGCCGATCTGCAGGAGGCATTGCCATGA
- a CDS encoding DUF2231 domain-containing protein gives MLELLPPLNDKNLPWLDVIHPIVVHFVIAMALITVVFDVIGVISGKKNLFEVSFWNLIVATVAIFVAIIFGQVEAGLANPYGASRDILNIHSTIGWSLAGVLALLTGWRYVARQKDPANLPRGFLALDVVLAGLVITQVFLGDKLVWVYGLHTVPVVEAIRQGVVS, from the coding sequence ATGCTTGAGCTGCTTCCACCGCTCAACGACAAAAATCTGCCCTGGCTCGACGTCATCCATCCGATCGTCGTTCACTTCGTGATCGCCATGGCCCTGATCACGGTGGTGTTCGACGTCATCGGTGTGATCAGTGGTAAGAAAAACCTGTTTGAAGTCAGCTTCTGGAACCTGATCGTCGCCACCGTGGCGATTTTTGTAGCCATCATCTTCGGCCAGGTGGAGGCCGGTCTTGCCAATCCCTACGGCGCCTCGCGGGACATCCTCAACATTCACAGCACCATCGGTTGGTCCCTGGCCGGCGTGCTGGCCCTGCTCACGGGCTGGCGCTACGTCGCCCGGCAGAAGGATCCGGCGAACTTGCCCAGGGGCTTTCTGGCCCTTGATGTGGTGCTGGCGGGGCTTGTGATCACGCAGGTGTTCCTCGGCGACAAGCTGGTGTGGGTCTACGGGCTGCACACGGTCCCCGTGGTGGAAGCCATCCGTCAGGGGGTGGTGTCGTGA
- a CDS encoding calcium/sodium antiporter: protein MPEFLQASIQVLLGIGLLFGGGELFVQGSVAMAVIFGIPQLVIGLTVVSLGTSAPELFVSLSSVLQGADALAVSNVVGSNIFNVMVVLGSSALVLPLRVESRLVRRDVPLMIAISAAVWGMASAGRVTWQAGLALLLGLVINTIWEIRTAREQPDDSGSAEPEIEEDAASGGWTLAVLRLIGGIGILTIGSRVLVSGATAAATYLGVSEAVIGLTIVSAGTSMPELITSLVAALRGRTDLAIGNVVGSCLLNLLLVLGGGALAAAGRGLEVSPELIQDDLPVMLLTSLACLPIFWTRGRISRLEGGLLLGLYILYIVDNVLPRTTLASWSDEFRLLMLCFVLPVVLIVIMTQALVFWRTKT, encoded by the coding sequence ATGCCTGAATTCCTCCAGGCCTCGATCCAAGTGCTGCTGGGCATCGGGCTGCTGTTCGGTGGCGGAGAACTGTTTGTTCAAGGGTCCGTCGCCATGGCGGTGATCTTTGGCATCCCCCAGCTCGTGATCGGCCTCACGGTGGTTTCCCTGGGCACCAGCGCCCCGGAACTGTTCGTGAGTCTGAGCTCAGTGCTGCAGGGGGCTGACGCGCTCGCCGTGAGCAATGTGGTGGGCAGCAACATCTTCAACGTGATGGTGGTGTTAGGCAGCAGCGCCCTTGTCCTGCCGTTGCGCGTCGAAAGCCGTCTGGTACGACGCGATGTTCCTCTGATGATTGCCATCTCGGCGGCGGTCTGGGGCATGGCCTCAGCAGGACGGGTCACCTGGCAGGCGGGCCTGGCCTTGCTGTTGGGGCTTGTGATCAACACCATCTGGGAAATCCGCACCGCCCGTGAACAACCTGACGACAGCGGCAGTGCTGAACCCGAGATCGAAGAGGACGCGGCGAGCGGCGGCTGGACCCTTGCCGTCCTGCGGCTGATCGGAGGCATTGGAATCCTCACCATCGGATCCCGTGTACTGGTGAGTGGCGCCACAGCAGCAGCCACCTACCTCGGGGTGAGTGAGGCGGTGATCGGTCTGACGATCGTTTCCGCCGGAACCTCAATGCCGGAATTGATCACCTCCCTGGTGGCCGCCCTGCGCGGGCGCACCGATCTGGCCATCGGCAACGTGGTGGGCAGCTGCCTGCTGAACCTGCTGCTGGTGCTGGGTGGTGGAGCCTTAGCTGCCGCTGGTCGTGGCCTGGAGGTCAGCCCCGAATTGATTCAGGACGACCTACCTGTGATGTTGCTCACCAGCCTGGCCTGCCTGCCGATCTTCTGGACGCGCGGACGGATCAGCCGACTCGAAGGTGGACTGTTGCTGGGCTTGTACATCCTTTACATCGTTGACAACGTCCTTCCCCGAACAACCCTCGCCAGTTGGTCAGACGAGTTCCGGCTGTTGATGCTCTGTTTTGTGCTGCCGGTGGTGTTGATCGTGATCATGACCCAGGCGTTGGTGTTCTGGCGCACCAAGACCTAG
- a CDS encoding SulP family inorganic anion transporter: protein MLNRISISNLRGDAFGGVTAAVIALPMALAFGVAATGDPAPGLWGAVIIGLVASLFGGTPTLISEPTGPMTVVFTSVILSFTATAPDKETAMAMAFTVVILAGLFQILFGVFRLGRYVTQMPYTVISGFMSGIGAILVILQLPAFLGQTASGGVMGTLSNLPGLIAGIQPMELALALITVAILWFTPARVKRFCPPQLLALVLGTVLSMTLFHDAGLKTIPPFNAELPSLHVPTFSGGQLRLMFVDAAVLGMLGCIDALLTSVVADSLTRTEHNSNKELVGQGLANIASGVFGGLPGAGATMGTVVNIQAGGRSALSGIVRALILMVVVLAAAPLASTIPLAVLAGIALKVGIDIIDWDFLQRAHHLSVKAAVITYGVIALTVLVDLITAVGIGVFVANVLTIDRMSALQSRKVKTISTADDDVELTDEEQVLLDQASGKVLLFQLAGPMIFGVAKAISREHNAIGNCQAVVFDLSEVSHLGVTAAIALENAVKEAIEEGRKVFLVGATGSTEKRLQKLKLLDRLPQSHITGDRLDALRLAVNGLPLNV from the coding sequence TTGTTGAACCGGATCAGCATCAGCAACCTGCGTGGTGACGCCTTTGGCGGCGTGACCGCCGCGGTGATTGCTCTGCCGATGGCCCTGGCCTTCGGGGTTGCCGCCACGGGTGACCCTGCTCCCGGGCTTTGGGGCGCCGTGATCATCGGCTTGGTGGCTTCTCTTTTCGGTGGAACGCCCACTTTGATCTCCGAACCCACAGGTCCAATGACCGTGGTGTTCACCTCGGTGATCCTGAGCTTCACCGCCACAGCTCCGGACAAGGAAACGGCCATGGCCATGGCCTTCACCGTGGTCATCCTGGCGGGTCTGTTTCAGATCCTTTTCGGCGTCTTCCGTCTGGGTCGATATGTCACCCAGATGCCCTACACGGTGATCTCTGGCTTCATGTCGGGGATTGGAGCCATCTTGGTGATTCTCCAGCTGCCCGCCTTCCTGGGGCAGACCGCATCTGGCGGGGTGATGGGAACCCTGTCCAACCTTCCGGGCTTGATTGCTGGCATTCAGCCGATGGAGCTGGCGCTGGCGTTGATCACTGTTGCGATCCTCTGGTTCACCCCCGCCAGAGTGAAGCGTTTCTGCCCGCCGCAGCTGCTGGCGCTGGTGTTGGGAACGGTGCTGTCGATGACCTTGTTCCACGACGCAGGCCTCAAGACCATTCCGCCGTTCAATGCTGAGCTTCCCAGCCTGCATGTGCCCACCTTCTCAGGCGGACAGCTGCGTTTGATGTTCGTGGATGCCGCAGTGCTGGGCATGCTCGGCTGCATCGATGCCTTGCTCACCTCCGTGGTGGCCGACAGCCTTACCCGCACGGAGCACAACTCCAACAAGGAATTGGTGGGTCAGGGTCTGGCCAACATCGCTTCGGGCGTCTTTGGCGGACTGCCTGGGGCGGGAGCCACGATGGGCACCGTGGTCAACATTCAGGCCGGCGGACGTTCGGCCCTGTCAGGCATTGTCCGGGCGCTGATTCTGATGGTGGTCGTTCTGGCCGCCGCGCCCCTTGCTTCCACGATTCCCCTTGCTGTGCTGGCGGGCATCGCCCTGAAGGTGGGTATTGACATCATCGATTGGGATTTCCTCCAACGGGCCCACCATCTCTCGGTGAAAGCTGCGGTGATCACTTACGGCGTGATTGCGCTCACGGTGCTGGTGGATCTCATCACTGCTGTGGGTATCGGAGTTTTCGTGGCCAACGTGCTCACCATTGATCGGATGAGCGCCTTGCAGTCAAGAAAAGTGAAAACGATCAGCACGGCCGATGACGATGTGGAGCTGACCGATGAAGAGCAGGTGTTGCTGGATCAGGCCTCCGGCAAGGTTCTCCTGTTCCAGCTCGCTGGTCCGATGATCTTCGGCGTGGCCAAGGCCATCTCGCGTGAGCACAACGCCATCGGCAATTGTCAGGCCGTGGTCTTCGACCTCTCCGAGGTGTCCCACTTGGGAGTGACCGCTGCGATTGCCCTCGAGAATGCCGTGAAGGAAGCGATTGAAGAAGGACGCAAGGTGTTCCTGGTCGGTGCAACGGGCAGCACGGAGAAGCGTCTTCAGAAGCTGAAACTGTTGGATCGGCTCCCCCAAAGCCACATCACCGGTGATCGCCTCGATGCCCTGCGCCTTGCCGTGAACGGTTTGCCGCTGAATGTCTGA
- the pyrC gene encoding dihydroorotase codes for MSDQISIIAPDDWHVHLRDGEMLNQVVAHTARRFQRAIVMPNLRPPVTTVAAAEAYRDRIQAACPADLEFTPLMTAYLTDSIAPAELETGFREGVFAAAKLYPANATTNSAAGVTDLLQIDPVLETMARIGMPLLIHGEVTDPEIDIFDREAAFIERHLEPLRERHPELKVVFEHITTEQAVQYVSSADRHLAATITPHHLHINRNAMFAGGLRSDFYCLPVAKRECHRQALRRAATSGDPRFFLGTDTAPHERSSKESACGCAGIFNAPFALESYAQVFDQEGALEHLEAFTSLNGPAFYKLPANTHRITLQRRDHLVPELVNGLVPFHAGEILSWAVADAPDQVQL; via the coding sequence ATGTCTGATCAGATCTCGATCATCGCTCCAGATGATTGGCACGTGCATCTCCGCGATGGAGAGATGCTGAACCAGGTTGTGGCCCATACAGCCCGCCGTTTTCAGCGAGCCATCGTGATGCCCAACCTGCGTCCCCCGGTGACCACGGTGGCGGCTGCAGAGGCCTACCGCGATCGCATTCAGGCGGCGTGCCCCGCTGATCTGGAGTTCACCCCTCTGATGACGGCGTACCTCACCGATTCGATCGCTCCTGCCGAGCTGGAGACGGGTTTTCGAGAGGGTGTTTTCGCTGCCGCCAAGCTTTATCCCGCCAACGCCACCACCAACTCCGCCGCAGGGGTGACAGATCTGCTGCAGATCGATCCTGTGCTGGAAACGATGGCCCGGATCGGCATGCCCTTGCTGATCCATGGTGAAGTCACGGATCCCGAGATCGACATTTTTGACCGTGAGGCAGCGTTCATCGAACGCCATCTGGAACCGCTGCGGGAGCGTCATCCCGAGCTGAAGGTTGTGTTCGAGCACATCACCACTGAACAGGCGGTGCAGTACGTCAGCTCAGCGGACCGCCATCTTGCCGCCACCATCACCCCCCACCATCTGCACATCAACCGCAACGCGATGTTCGCCGGTGGGTTGCGCAGTGATTTCTATTGCCTCCCCGTGGCCAAGCGGGAATGCCACCGTCAAGCCCTGCGCCGGGCGGCCACCAGCGGTGACCCACGCTTCTTTCTCGGCACCGACACGGCACCCCACGAACGGTCATCCAAGGAAAGTGCCTGCGGTTGCGCCGGCATCTTCAATGCGCCCTTCGCCTTGGAGAGCTACGCCCAGGTTTTTGATCAGGAGGGCGCTCTGGAGCATCTCGAAGCCTTCACCAGCCTGAATGGGCCGGCTTTCTACAAGCTTCCAGCCAACACCCATCGCATTACGTTGCAACGGCGTGATCATCTCGTGCCGGAACTTGTTAACGGACTGGTTCCTTTCCATGCTGGAGAGATCCTGTCCTGGGCCGTTGCCGATGCACCTGATCAAGTTCAGCTCTGA
- a CDS encoding thioredoxin family protein: protein MHLIKFSSEDCGTCHRMSHYDGKVAEELGCSFISVMLQDTEMYRKYRKILLKQYPNKEGMGWPTYLLVNDPDGDFSIEGELKGGMPKGDFRTKLAELLPS, encoded by the coding sequence ATGCACCTGATCAAGTTCAGCTCTGAAGATTGCGGCACCTGTCACCGCATGAGTCACTACGACGGGAAGGTGGCCGAGGAACTCGGCTGCAGCTTTATCTCCGTGATGCTGCAGGACACAGAGATGTATCGCAAATACCGGAAGATCCTGCTCAAGCAGTACCCCAACAAGGAGGGCATGGGCTGGCCCACCTACCTGTTGGTGAACGATCCCGATGGAGATTTTTCAATTGAGGGAGAACTGAAGGGTGGCATGCCCAAGGGAGACTTCCGCACCAAGCTCGCTGAGTTGCTGCCGTCCTGA
- a CDS encoding NAD(P)H-quinone oxidoreductase subunit L produces the protein MDLSSLLSQIPQDTLLVLLAYAVLGGLYLVVVPLALYAWMNQRWHRMGKLERLGIYGMVFFFFPGMILFAPFLNFRLSGQGDV, from the coding sequence TTGGACCTTTCGTCCCTGCTTTCTCAAATCCCACAGGACACGTTGTTGGTTTTATTGGCCTACGCCGTTCTGGGCGGCCTTTACCTCGTTGTCGTTCCCCTCGCCCTGTACGCGTGGATGAACCAGCGTTGGCATCGCATGGGCAAGCTGGAGCGTCTGGGGATTTATGGCATGGTCTTCTTCTTTTTCCCGGGGATGATCTTGTTTGCCCCCTTCCTCAACTTCCGGCTGAGCGGACAGGGAGACGTCTGA
- a CDS encoding DUF3007 family protein produces the protein MTRGKVLLIGLAVLLLGGLGQVVFQAAGFEGFSAGIAAEALLVVIVVVWTSSYLFRVVTGQMTYMDQRRRYREVYDKQEAEALQARFDALPEEEQQALLRKIGADGLGPTDGEVPVDS, from the coding sequence TTGACGCGTGGAAAAGTTCTTCTGATCGGACTTGCAGTCCTCCTGCTTGGAGGACTGGGCCAGGTTGTCTTTCAGGCTGCGGGCTTTGAAGGCTTCTCTGCAGGGATTGCTGCGGAGGCCCTGCTGGTTGTGATTGTGGTGGTGTGGACCAGTTCCTACCTGTTTCGTGTGGTCACCGGTCAGATGACCTACATGGATCAGCGTCGTCGTTACCGCGAGGTGTACGACAAACAGGAAGCTGAAGCGCTTCAAGCCCGTTTTGATGCTCTTCCCGAGGAGGAACAGCAGGCGCTGCTGCGCAAGATTGGGGCTGATGGCTTGGGTCCCACGGACGGTGAGGTCCCCGTCGACTCATAG
- the trpA gene encoding tryptophan synthase subunit alpha: protein MPNQQSSSIAQRFEQLKQDGRLALMPFLMAGDPDLAVTADVLLSLQRAGADMVELGMPYSDPLADGPVIQAAASRALAAGTTPTGVLDMLRSLKGQLQIPVILFTYSNPLLNVGMEAFCQSAAEAGAAGLVVPDLPLEEAERLSTIAERHGLDLVLLVAPTTPQDRMGRIAKCSSGFTYLVSVTGVTGERAQMESRVEGLVQQLKQTSPVPVAVGFGISGAEQVRQVRGWGSDGAIVGSALVKRMAAASPGEIAQEAGRFCAELRAAADQP from the coding sequence ATGCCCAATCAGCAGTCCTCTTCCATCGCCCAGCGCTTTGAGCAGCTGAAGCAGGACGGTCGCCTCGCCTTGATGCCATTCCTGATGGCTGGCGATCCTGATCTCGCGGTCACCGCTGATGTGCTGCTCAGTCTGCAAAGGGCAGGGGCCGACATGGTGGAACTGGGGATGCCCTACAGCGACCCGCTCGCGGATGGGCCGGTCATTCAGGCCGCTGCGTCCCGTGCCCTTGCTGCAGGAACCACGCCAACGGGCGTGCTTGACATGCTGCGGTCGTTGAAAGGTCAGCTACAGATCCCCGTGATCCTGTTCACGTATTCCAATCCACTGCTCAATGTGGGGATGGAGGCGTTCTGCCAGTCTGCAGCGGAGGCTGGTGCGGCGGGTTTGGTGGTGCCTGATCTCCCCCTCGAGGAAGCCGAGCGGTTGTCAACCATCGCCGAGCGTCATGGCTTGGATTTGGTGCTCTTGGTTGCACCCACCACTCCTCAAGATCGGATGGGTCGGATTGCCAAATGCAGCAGCGGTTTTACCTATCTGGTGAGTGTTACTGGCGTCACCGGTGAGCGAGCTCAGATGGAAAGCAGGGTTGAAGGTTTGGTGCAGCAACTCAAACAAACCTCTCCGGTTCCTGTTGCGGTTGGTTTTGGCATCTCTGGGGCGGAGCAGGTGCGACAGGTTCGGGGCTGGGGTTCCGATGGAGCGATTGTGGGCAGCGCGCTCGTGAAGCGGATGGCTGCAGCATCGCCGGGAGAAATTGCACAGGAAGCTGGTCGTTTTTGCGCTGAGCTGCGTGCCGCGGCAGATCAGCCTTAA
- a CDS encoding AbrB family transcriptional regulator, with protein MLTGSDLLNKVKDLGDVSKSDLVRACGYVSNKKDGGERLNFTAFYEALLEAKGVSLGMGGVGGVGKGGRKLSYVATVQGNGNLLIGKAYTALLDLKPGDEFEIKLGRKQIRLTPVGGSDEDEE; from the coding sequence ATGCTCACTGGGAGCGACCTTCTCAATAAAGTCAAAGACCTTGGTGACGTAAGCAAGTCTGATCTTGTTCGTGCCTGTGGCTATGTCTCCAATAAAAAGGACGGTGGAGAACGTTTGAATTTCACCGCTTTTTATGAGGCACTGCTGGAAGCCAAAGGAGTGAGTCTTGGCATGGGTGGTGTTGGCGGCGTAGGCAAAGGCGGCCGCAAACTCAGCTATGTGGCCACCGTTCAAGGCAACGGCAATCTGCTGATAGGCAAGGCGTATACGGCTCTGCTCGACCTGAAGCCTGGAGATGAATTTGAAATCAAACTGGGGCGCAAACAAATTCGTCTGACACCTGTTGGTGGCAGTGACGAAGACGAGGAGTGA
- a CDS encoding YciI family protein: MARFVLWGTYCTDALVKRAPYRDEHLARLQGLKDQGTLVTLGPTEGSTHVFGIFEADSLDVVRKLVEDDIYWKQGIWTALEVYPWVQAF, translated from the coding sequence ATGGCACGTTTCGTCTTGTGGGGCACTTACTGCACGGATGCTCTTGTGAAGCGTGCTCCTTATCGTGATGAACATCTTGCTCGCCTTCAGGGCTTGAAAGATCAGGGAACGCTGGTCACGCTCGGACCCACTGAGGGAAGCACCCATGTTTTCGGGATCTTCGAGGCAGACAGCCTCGACGTCGTTCGCAAGCTGGTTGAGGACGACATCTATTGGAAGCAGGGAATCTGGACGGCGCTTGAGGTTTATCCCTGGGTCCAGGCGTTCTGA
- a CDS encoding c-type cytochrome: MLSSILRCCIGAFLVLLLSLGSGGASLAAGPDASTGALLFEQHCAGCHINGGNIIRRGKNLKLKTLEREQIATVDAIAAIAREGRGQMSGYADVLGSEGDQLVAEWVLMQAQNAWTQG, encoded by the coding sequence GTGCTGAGCTCCATCCTTCGCTGCTGCATTGGTGCGTTTCTTGTGCTGCTGCTGAGCCTTGGATCAGGCGGTGCATCGCTGGCCGCCGGACCGGATGCCAGCACCGGCGCCCTGTTGTTCGAACAGCACTGCGCCGGATGCCACATCAACGGCGGCAACATCATTCGCCGAGGGAAAAACTTGAAGCTGAAGACCCTCGAGCGTGAGCAGATCGCAACGGTGGACGCCATCGCAGCCATTGCCCGTGAAGGTCGAGGCCAGATGAGTGGTTACGCCGACGTTCTCGGGAGCGAGGGAGATCAGCTTGTGGCGGAATGGGTGCTCATGCAGGCTCAGAACGCCTGGACCCAGGGATAA
- a CDS encoding DUF3136 domain-containing protein: MPSATKALTIGDLEAGFSTYCQALRRLVADGRDLNAIRRTVCWDYLNRLHTSLPKDYRSPDELIQRFQKEASPAQAD, encoded by the coding sequence ATGCCGTCCGCAACCAAGGCGCTCACCATCGGAGATCTGGAGGCTGGATTCTCGACCTACTGCCAAGCCCTGCGTCGCCTTGTGGCCGATGGACGCGATCTCAACGCCATTCGCCGGACGGTCTGCTGGGATTACCTCAACAGATTGCACACCTCGCTTCCGAAGGATTACCGCTCTCCCGATGAACTAATCCAGCGGTTCCAGAAGGAGGCATCACCTGCTCAAGCAGACTGA
- a CDS encoding Nif11 domain/cupin domain-containing protein, producing the protein MAEQDLIRFLNKISQLQVLAERVRNDSSSREQLAACADHNQVVQLARSWGFDIGRRWGERDHGPGGEANLLATTCPPPGEESTRVLASAETWRLLLIASNGYRSPDDAWMDQFDHEWVLVLRGSACVALQNPDRIVDLSPGDHLLLPPHQRHRVERTDPAPGTLWLALHWDAA; encoded by the coding sequence ATGGCGGAACAGGATCTGATCCGTTTCCTCAACAAGATCTCCCAACTTCAGGTCCTTGCGGAGCGTGTGCGGAACGACTCCAGCAGCCGTGAACAGCTGGCGGCCTGTGCGGACCACAATCAGGTTGTACAGCTGGCCAGATCCTGGGGGTTCGACATCGGTCGGCGCTGGGGTGAGCGTGACCATGGGCCTGGGGGAGAAGCCAACCTGCTGGCGACTACGTGCCCTCCCCCCGGTGAAGAATCAACGCGCGTGTTGGCGTCTGCTGAGACGTGGAGATTGCTGCTGATTGCGTCCAACGGCTACCGGTCCCCCGATGACGCATGGATGGACCAGTTCGATCACGAATGGGTGCTTGTGCTGCGGGGCAGCGCCTGTGTTGCGCTGCAGAACCCCGATCGGATCGTCGATCTCAGCCCTGGGGATCATCTTCTGCTTCCGCCCCATCAGCGCCACAGAGTGGAGCGCACCGATCCTGCGCCTGGAACCCTTTGGTTGGCCTTGCACTGGGATGCGGCTTGA
- a CDS encoding phosphate-starvation-inducible PsiE family protein: protein MSGPNRSKRSFLGFVDAGEREVARLLTLITAVVISAAIIQLIISLGSKLLTGTSATWLGDDLIKILGDLLTVLIALEVLQNITSYLRRHVVQIELVLVTALTAVARKVILLPSGAENKPQLLVGLGIAVVSLSAAYWLVKRANATPSRKRLGRGGSATKLDFED, encoded by the coding sequence GTGAGCGGACCCAATCGATCCAAGAGAAGTTTCCTCGGTTTCGTTGATGCTGGTGAGCGGGAGGTTGCTCGGCTGCTCACCCTGATCACAGCTGTTGTGATCAGCGCCGCCATCATCCAGCTGATCATTTCCTTGGGCTCAAAGTTGCTGACCGGAACATCGGCAACGTGGTTGGGTGACGATCTGATCAAGATCCTTGGCGATCTGCTCACCGTGTTGATCGCTCTGGAGGTGCTGCAAAACATCACCAGTTACCTGAGGCGCCACGTGGTGCAGATCGAACTGGTTCTGGTGACAGCACTTACGGCAGTGGCTCGAAAGGTGATCCTGTTGCCTTCCGGTGCTGAAAACAAACCCCAGCTTCTGGTGGGTCTTGGGATCGCAGTCGTCTCACTGTCGGCTGCTTACTGGTTGGTCAAGCGAGCCAATGCCACTCCCTCCCGCAAACGTCTGGGCCGTGGTGGATCGGCCACCAAGCTTGATTTCGAGGACTGA
- a CDS encoding YkvA family protein, translating into MTDHAAHTTVEADVLEREVIDESLLRRLLKRAGRGLAAPALEALELMLDPETPSAARLTMLAALSYLLMPADLIPDLLPVAGFSDDLVALTAMVGLWSNHVTPAIRMRARRKLDRWFPLTH; encoded by the coding sequence ATGACTGACCATGCTGCGCATACCACCGTTGAAGCCGACGTGCTCGAACGGGAGGTGATCGATGAAAGCCTGCTGCGGCGCCTGCTGAAGCGGGCCGGCCGAGGTCTCGCCGCCCCAGCCCTGGAAGCCCTGGAGTTGATGCTTGACCCCGAGACGCCTTCAGCCGCGCGGCTGACCATGCTGGCGGCCCTGAGCTATCTGCTAATGCCCGCCGACCTGATCCCCGACCTGCTGCCGGTGGCCGGTTTCAGTGATGATCTTGTGGCGCTTACGGCCATGGTGGGTTTGTGGAGCAATCACGTCACACCGGCAATCCGGATGCGGGCTCGCCGCAAACTGGATCGCTGGTTTCCCCTGACGCACTGA